One window of the Nicotiana tabacum cultivar K326 chromosome 4, ASM71507v2, whole genome shotgun sequence genome contains the following:
- the LOC107788037 gene encoding putative F-box/LRR-repeat protein At5g02930 — MGEIVDGMDRISELPVHIIHDILRRIRKFGLEEEARTCVLSKTWSSIWRMRPDVIISHYSHKSLSDNLENFVKFVDDSLRPYAELSLRIEKLSLELSLEHPEMASHIDRWLNLAIKHNVRSLQLFPTFNLNYSIPDAIYAANKTLTELSLRRCKFEIYNSTSTTNKLQRLISTCPFIRDLNISNCTGIKNLRVSGLVNLEILELTECEGLVKVEVQAPNLRKFVYVGVPLDMYPTTREPESLPCTIDILDGYKTLQFLKLEATTMTDQEFEYQLSKFPALEVLDLRGCYIMKNIKVVSEKLKSFTLWNWTNLEQVNMMAPNLMEFKFESGKTCMPFSTMDPSNLEMVNINFYPYSSNSWNFGDMDRSWYSNLQDFVQKFNYSKGLILVFYCKEDKSILIYEDPREIIVPPTRELELCIKNPSMYSMREEQHTWRNKMED; from the exons ATGGGTGAAATAGTTGATGGAATGGATAGAATATCAGAGTTGCCTGTACACATAATTCATGACATCTTACGCCGGATTCGAAAATTCGGACTAGAAGAAGAAGCTCGAACTTGCGTCTTGTCTAAGACATGGAGTTCAATTTGGAGAATGCGACCTGATGTGATAATCAGTCATTACAGCCACAAGAGCTTGTCAGATAATTTGGAgaattttgtgaaatttgttgATGATTCCTTGCGGCCTTATGCCGAGCTAAGCTTGAGAATTGAAAAACTTAGCCTCGAACTTAGCCTTGAACATCCGGAAATGGCTTCTCATATTGATCGCTGGTTGAACTTGGCAATTAAACATAATGTCAGATCTCTACAACTTTTTCCAACGTTTAATTTGAACTATAGCATACCTGATGCTATTTATGCAGCTAATAAGACGCTGACTGAATTATCGCTACGAAGGTGCAAATTTGAAATATATAATAGCACCAGTACCACCAACAAATTGCAACGATTAATTAGTACGTGTCCGTTTATAAGGGATCTAAATATAAGTAATTGCACGGGAATCAAGAATTTACGTGTTTCTGGCCTAGTAAATCTGGAGATATTGGAGCTAACAGAGTGTGAAGGACTCGTAAAAGTGGAAGTCCAGGCTCCAAATCTTCGAAAATTTGTTTATGTTGGTGTCCCTTTGGATATGTACCCGACGACACGTGAACCAGAATCGCTGCCTTGCACAATTGATATTTTAGATGGTTATAAGACTCTACAATTTCTCAAATTGGAAGCTACTACCATGACGGACCAGGAGTTTGAATATCAGTTGTCTAAGTTCCCAGCCCTTGAAGTTTTAGACCTCAGGGGATGctatataatgaaaaatataaaagttgtgAGTGAAAAACTTAAGAGTTTCACCTTATGGAATTGGACGAATCTGGAGCAAGTCAATATGATGGCTCCAAATCTTATGGAATTCAAATTTGAAAGTGGTAAAACATGCATGCCCTTCTCAACTATGGATCCTTCTAACCTGGAAATGGTCAATATCAATttttatccatattcttcaaattCTTGGAACTTTGGAGATATGGACAGAAGTTGGTATAGTAATCTTCAAGACTTTGTTCAAAAGTTCAACTATTCGAAGGGACTGATATTAGTATTTTATTGCAAAGAG GATAAGAGTATTCTTATTTATGAAGATCCAAGAGAAATTATTGTTCCACCAACTCGAGAACTAGAACTATGCATTAAGAATCCTTCGAT GTATTCCATGAGAGAAGAACAACATACATGGAGAAACAAAATGGAAGATTAA